The Urbifossiella limnaea genome has a window encoding:
- a CDS encoding leucine-rich repeat domain-containing protein, with translation MRLIFLCCAFGLADGHARLLAAPVPRSEPPVPLPETVTRAWVKAGAEVGWMSPDDGSHRFRAGSPGRPGEVPAFRFGFRAAVALAGLPAPPVPFGIDLGFSRGTTEDNLKALGRFPTLHALGLSHQDLDTPLTDAGLAHLAGLRQLRGLDISSSIDVSDAGLRHLAELADLRTLNLGFTKATPDGLDHLRGLARLQHLDLAGLRVGDEGLRKLAAFKDLRGLHLYGTGVTGAGLKHLAALPELRTLSIPGAQGVDRGAADLARMKQLRDLHLDETDVTDAGLKDLAGLTAVRTLNLRGTRVTDDGLAHLAGLSRLEELDLGVRAVTDAGLVHLAGLRDLRTLYLYFTRVTGRGFVHLAGLPGLQKLVLWSTPLEDAELRHLAGLKHLRELSLQKTPVSDAGLAGVAGLAAMEDLDLVGTRVAGPGLRHLAGMGQLRELYLDQTPLTDAGLTALPALPRLRLLSARDTAVADAGLSAVGALPRLERLRLDNTKVTGSGVKHLAALGGLREIYLGKTGLTDLSGFAGLSGLEILDLYGATVNDEVLRDLVGCRRLKELGLDSTPITDAGLRHVGRIPGLVRLDLGRTGITDAGLKEIQGCRLLKKLGVGRTGVTGDGVAEVRRALPGCQVND, from the coding sequence ATGCGGCTCATCTTCCTGTGTTGCGCCTTCGGCCTCGCCGACGGACACGCCCGGCTATTGGCGGCCCCGGTCCCGAGAAGCGAGCCCCCGGTCCCGCTCCCCGAGACGGTGACCCGGGCGTGGGTCAAGGCCGGGGCCGAGGTCGGGTGGATGAGCCCTGACGACGGCTCGCACCGGTTCCGCGCCGGCAGCCCAGGCCGGCCCGGCGAGGTGCCCGCGTTCCGATTCGGGTTCCGCGCTGCGGTCGCGCTCGCCGGTCTTCCCGCCCCACCCGTGCCCTTCGGGATCGACCTTGGCTTCTCCAGGGGAACAACCGAGGACAACCTCAAGGCCCTCGGTCGGTTCCCCACCCTCCACGCCCTCGGCCTCAGCCACCAGGATCTCGACACCCCGCTGACCGACGCCGGGCTCGCCCACCTCGCCGGGCTCCGTCAACTCCGCGGCCTCGACATCAGCTCGTCGATCGACGTTTCCGACGCGGGACTTCGGCACCTCGCCGAGCTGGCTGACCTCCGGACTCTCAACCTCGGGTTCACCAAGGCCACGCCGGACGGGCTTGACCACCTCCGCGGGCTGGCCCGCCTCCAGCACCTCGACCTCGCGGGCCTTCGGGTTGGAGACGAGGGGCTGCGGAAGCTCGCGGCCTTCAAGGACCTCCGCGGCCTTCACCTGTACGGCACCGGCGTGACGGGCGCGGGCCTGAAGCATCTGGCCGCCCTTCCCGAGCTCCGGACCTTGAGCATCCCCGGTGCGCAGGGCGTGGACCGGGGCGCGGCCGACCTGGCCCGGATGAAGCAACTCCGGGATCTCCACCTGGACGAAACCGACGTGACGGACGCCGGGCTGAAGGATCTCGCCGGCCTGACCGCAGTCCGCACCCTCAACCTGCGCGGCACCCGGGTCACGGACGACGGCCTCGCCCACCTCGCCGGACTGTCTCGGCTGGAGGAGCTAGACCTGGGGGTCCGGGCGGTCACCGACGCCGGGCTGGTCCACCTCGCCGGGCTGCGCGACCTCCGGACCCTCTACCTCTACTTCACCCGGGTCACCGGCCGCGGGTTCGTCCACCTCGCCGGGCTGCCGGGGCTGCAGAAGCTCGTCCTGTGGTCTACCCCGCTGGAGGACGCCGAGCTCCGGCACTTGGCCGGGCTGAAGCACCTGCGGGAGCTGAGCCTACAGAAGACCCCGGTCTCGGACGCGGGGCTCGCGGGGGTCGCCGGGCTGGCGGCGATGGAGGACCTGGACCTCGTCGGAACACGAGTGGCCGGCCCGGGCCTGCGCCACCTGGCGGGGATGGGGCAGCTCCGGGAGCTGTACCTGGACCAGACTCCACTTACCGACGCCGGGCTGACGGCCCTCCCGGCCCTACCTCGACTCCGACTCCTCTCGGCCCGCGACACCGCCGTCGCCGACGCCGGGCTGTCGGCCGTGGGCGCGCTGCCTCGGCTCGAGCGACTGCGCCTCGACAACACCAAGGTCACCGGCAGCGGGGTCAAGCACCTCGCCGCCCTCGGCGGACTCCGTGAGATCTACCTCGGCAAGACGGGTCTCACGGACCTATCGGGTTTCGCCGGGCTGTCCGGCCTGGAGATCCTCGACCTTTACGGCGCGACGGTCAACGACGAAGTCCTGCGGGACTTGGTCGGGTGCCGGCGGTTGAAGGAGCTGGGCCTCGACAGCACCCCCATCACCGACGCCGGGCTGAGGCACGTTGGCCGCATCCCTGGGCTCGTCCGCCTCGACCTCGGCCGCACCGGGATCACGGACGCCGGCCTGAAGGAGATCCAGGGATGTAGGCTGTTGAAAAAGTTAGGAGTCGGGCGGACGGGGGTTACCGGTGATGGGGTGGCGGAGGTGCGGCGGGCGCTTCCGGGGTGCCAGGTGAACGACTAG
- a CDS encoding DUF6788 family protein, which produces MGIVVSKRINKTQEPLPKTLPGVVCAQRVRCGKPRCRCAHGQRHLAFYRFWREGGRLRKRYVRRADLASVGAACEARLRERQALAEGWQQWRKLVAGVREVSR; this is translated from the coding sequence ATGGGCATTGTCGTGAGCAAGCGCATAAACAAAACCCAGGAACCGTTACCCAAGACGCTGCCGGGCGTGGTCTGCGCCCAGCGGGTGCGTTGCGGGAAACCGCGGTGCCGCTGCGCTCACGGGCAGCGCCACCTCGCCTTTTATCGCTTCTGGCGCGAGGGCGGCCGGCTACGAAAGCGATACGTCCGACGCGCCGACCTGGCGTCGGTGGGGGCCGCGTGCGAGGCCCGTCTGCGGGAGCGCCAGGCACTGGCCGAAGGATGGCAACAGTGGCGGAAACTGGTGGCCGGCGTGCGGGAGGTGTCGAGATGA